A genomic stretch from Candidatus Bathyarchaeota archaeon includes:
- a CDS encoding type II toxin-antitoxin system VapC family toxin, whose product MVEAESYVDINVFIYWLGNHPEFGETSYRWIEKIEKSSPGKYVTSALTLYETIVVIAGLTGGSLKDNIFVMRLIEPITSLKGLVIEPLRLEDLTRGVNLMREYRLDYEDSLHLATALRKNVKEIISNDRDFDKTNLSRIF is encoded by the coding sequence TTGGTGGAAGCAGAGAGCTACGTAGATATCAATGTCTTCATATATTGGCTCGGCAACCACCCAGAATTCGGCGAAACATCTTACAGATGGATAGAGAAGATTGAAAAATCTTCTCCAGGAAAATATGTAACATCCGCCTTGACACTATATGAGACAATCGTTGTAATCGCTGGGTTGACAGGCGGAAGCCTCAAGGACAATATATTTGTAATGAGGCTCATCGAGCCTATAACAAGCCTCAAGGGTTTGGTGATAGAACCTCTGAGGCTTGAAGACCTCACACGTGGAGTCAACCTAATGAGAGAATACAGGTTAGATTATGAAGATTCACTCCACCTGGCGACTGCGCTGAGAAAGAATGTGAAGGAAATAATATCGAATGATAGAGACTTCGATAAGACAAATTTGAGCAGAATCTTCTAA
- a CDS encoding 30S ribosomal protein S4, translated as MGDPKKQRRKFESPRHPWRQDQIEAELKLIGEYGLRNKRELWRCHTILSRIRGIARSLLGKSGEEKVRLEKEFLQSLTRRGILPENATIDHVLDLSIKDILERRLQTLTYRKGLARTIHQARQLISHGHIKIGPNRVYSPSYLVPKAHEQHIRLDTRLEASTKNLNETGRP; from the coding sequence ATGGGCGACCCGAAGAAGCAGAGGAGAAAGTTCGAGTCACCACGACATCCCTGGAGGCAAGACCAGATAGAGGCTGAACTCAAACTCATAGGAGAATACGGACTCAGAAACAAGAGGGAGCTCTGGAGATGCCACACAATACTTTCGAGGATAAGGGGGATAGCGAGATCCCTTCTTGGAAAATCCGGTGAAGAAAAGGTCAGACTTGAGAAAGAATTTCTCCAAAGCCTAACCAGAAGAGGGATCCTACCTGAAAACGCCACAATAGACCATGTCCTAGATCTGAGCATCAAAGACATTTTAGAGAGGAGACTTCAAACATTAACATACAGGAAGGGTCTTGCCAGAACGATACATCAAGCGAGACAGTTGATAAGCCACGGCCACATAAAAATAGGACCGAACAGAGTATACTCACCAAGCTACCTCGTTCCAAAGGCTCATGAGCAACATATCAGACTCGACACGAGACTGGAGGCCTCGACTAAAAATCTGAATGAAACCGGCAGACCATAA
- a CDS encoding PIN domain-containing protein, whose translation MSSEDASRVLLDTSFILPTLGIDTGERVSEGLNRLGKTGAEIYYSRFSILEALWVAAKVSGDGKFDTERFRLGLRSIMESGRYIKVDEDLEMFDEAMRLHMLGHRDIIDNIIYASSIRLNLKLLTLDAELGEFIRKRGLKDTLIAPNQIP comes from the coding sequence ATGAGCAGCGAAGATGCCTCAAGAGTCCTCCTTGACACCTCTTTCATACTTCCGACATTGGGTATCGATACTGGCGAGAGGGTTTCGGAGGGTCTGAATAGACTTGGCAAGACTGGAGCCGAGATATACTACTCACGATTCAGCATACTAGAGGCATTATGGGTTGCAGCCAAGGTCTCAGGCGACGGAAAATTTGATACTGAACGTTTCAGGCTGGGTTTGAGAAGCATCATGGAAAGCGGAAGATACATCAAAGTCGATGAGGATTTGGAGATGTTTGATGAGGCGATGAGGCTCCATATGCTCGGCCATAGAGACATCATAGACAATATAATCTATGCGAGCTCCATCCGGCTCAACTTGAAACTGTTGACCTTGGATGCCGAGTTGGGGGAGTTTATACGTAAAAGAGGTCTTAAAGATACCCTGATAGCCCCAAACCAGATACCTTAA
- a CDS encoding Gfo/Idh/MocA family oxidoreductase produces MGETFMDDVGIGIVGLGFVGEKAHLSAFASIQGARVAAVADVDPGRVRRACERFNIPSAYLNHKDLVKDRKVDAVVVAVPTYLHLQVALDAIKAGKHVLCEMPLAPTIEEARLIVEEARKASVILMPSLNFRFTPNYVKAHQLIEDGSIGEPVAAYYREFIAAEVLAQQWPAGSWAWDPVKTGGGPSFTLSVWSIDLLRWLLKAEVTETYTCSNNVALNEYGTEGYNLMAILKYSNDAVANLQFSGSVRPAMGESRLELLGSNMSSLVAVENKTLTLYSDEPDRKEWIFRLKGPKVWGHYQEDEHFINVISRNIEPAVSGEDALKAQETAIRIHKRL; encoded by the coding sequence TTGGGTGAAACGTTTATGGACGACGTTGGGATTGGAATAGTCGGCTTGGGCTTCGTCGGTGAGAAGGCCCATCTTTCAGCTTTCGCATCCATTCAAGGAGCCAGAGTTGCCGCCGTCGCCGACGTAGACCCTGGTAGGGTCAGAAGAGCCTGCGAAAGATTCAACATCCCATCCGCCTACCTTAACCATAAAGACCTGGTTAAGGACCGAAAGGTGGATGCTGTAGTAGTAGCTGTTCCAACATACCTACATCTGCAAGTCGCACTGGACGCTATCAAAGCAGGTAAACATGTGTTATGTGAGATGCCCCTCGCCCCAACCATTGAGGAGGCGAGACTGATCGTTGAGGAGGCTAGGAAGGCAAGTGTCATTCTGATGCCCAGCCTAAACTTCAGATTCACACCAAACTACGTAAAAGCTCATCAACTCATAGAGGATGGTTCAATCGGTGAGCCGGTAGCTGCATATTACAGAGAGTTCATCGCGGCTGAGGTTCTGGCTCAACAGTGGCCAGCAGGCTCATGGGCCTGGGATCCTGTGAAAACTGGTGGTGGGCCATCATTCACCTTGTCAGTATGGTCGATAGACCTACTCCGCTGGCTACTCAAAGCTGAGGTCACCGAAACATACACGTGCTCAAACAACGTGGCCCTCAACGAGTACGGAACAGAAGGCTACAATCTCATGGCGATCCTTAAATATTCGAATGATGCGGTGGCAAACCTTCAATTCAGCGGCTCAGTAAGGCCTGCTATGGGTGAGAGTAGACTCGAACTTTTAGGAAGCAACATGAGCAGCCTCGTAGCCGTCGAGAATAAGACCCTAACCTTATACAGTGATGAGCCGGATAGGAAGGAATGGATATTCAGATTGAAGGGCCCAAAGGTCTGGGGGCACTATCAGGAAGATGAACACTTCATAAACGTGATCTCGCGTAATATTGAACCCGCCGTCTCAGGCGAGGACGCTTTGAAAGCCCAAGAGACAGCTATCAGAATCCATAAGAGACTCTAA
- a CDS encoding type II toxin-antitoxin system VapC family toxin, with protein sequence MVCLDTSFIVELIRRNPEAEKRLEEYVSTGAKISTTPITACELFKGAYRTGKNENVMKVGKILSIVEVLNFSVDACERYGQIVNDLRRKDSPIGDLTP encoded by the coding sequence ATGGTATGTCTTGACACGAGCTTCATAGTCGAACTGATCAGGCGAAATCCTGAAGCTGAGAAGAGACTGGAAGAATACGTCTCAACAGGGGCAAAGATATCAACAACCCCCATCACAGCATGTGAACTTTTCAAGGGCGCCTACAGAACAGGCAAAAATGAGAATGTAATGAAAGTCGGGAAGATACTTTCTATAGTAGAAGTCTTGAACTTCTCAGTCGACGCATGTGAGAGGTACGGCCAAATTGTTAACGATCTCCGTAGGAAGGATTCACCGATAGGCGACTTGACACCATGA
- a CDS encoding AbrB/MazE/SpoVT family DNA-binding domain-containing protein: MDLTMQVTVGKKYALYLPLVVVRSLGLKEGDRVLLRVAGNTLTLEAIRDPIQLALSGEKYASIAPDEVEVVSLDEQRRCLKSPP; this comes from the coding sequence ATGGATCTGACTATGCAGGTTACTGTCGGGAAAAAGTACGCTCTATATCTACCTTTGGTCGTAGTTAGGTCCCTAGGACTCAAGGAGGGTGATAGGGTGCTTCTGAGGGTTGCCGGAAACACCCTAACCTTGGAGGCTATCAGAGATCCAATCCAATTAGCCCTTTCAGGTGAGAAGTATGCCTCAATAGCGCCAGATGAAGTTGAGGTGGTCAGCCTCGATGAGCAGCGAAGATGCCTCAAGAGTCCTCCTTGA
- a CDS encoding P-II family nitrogen regulator, with protein MMKVEAIIRREKLLDVKTGLSEAGFAGLTVYEVRGRGRQRGYTLNFRGRPVNIDLLPKVKVEMIVDDSDVDKVIEVIRTYASTGEVGDGKIFLYPVIDAIRIRTGERGVEAT; from the coding sequence ATGATGAAAGTTGAGGCCATAATAAGGAGAGAGAAGCTCTTGGATGTCAAGACCGGCCTCTCTGAAGCAGGCTTCGCAGGCTTAACCGTCTACGAGGTTAGAGGTAGAGGAAGACAGAGAGGCTACACGCTCAACTTCAGGGGTAGACCAGTAAACATAGACCTCTTGCCGAAAGTGAAGGTTGAGATGATCGTGGATGACTCTGATGTAGATAAGGTGATCGAAGTAATCAGAACCTATGCCTCGACAGGTGAGGTTGGTGACGGAAAGATATTCCTGTACCCAGTTATCGATGCCATACGGATAAGAACAGGGGAACGAGGAGTTGAGGCAACGTAA
- a CDS encoding AbrB/MazE/SpoVT family DNA-binding domain-containing protein, whose protein sequence is MNVKVDSKGRVLIPKSIREMVELKDGSYVNVTVQGRRILIEPLEPVASKYRGAFKIVKWPEDLDEFIFEVMRDWWKQRAT, encoded by the coding sequence ATGAATGTTAAAGTAGACAGTAAAGGCCGAGTACTCATTCCAAAGAGCATAAGAGAAATGGTTGAACTCAAGGATGGGAGCTACGTCAACGTCACCGTCCAAGGTAGGAGAATACTCATCGAGCCTCTTGAGCCTGTTGCATCGAAGTATCGTGGAGCCTTCAAGATAGTCAAATGGCCTGAAGACTTGGATGAGTTCATATTCGAGGTTATGAGAGATTGGTGGAAGCAGAGAGCTACGTAG
- a CDS encoding antitoxin VapB family protein, protein MAHKTITISEEAYRALAGLKEKNESFTDVILRITRRRGEENLLDYIRSQKPDEEFAEILKKIVKERREILLPTPTF, encoded by the coding sequence ATGGCACATAAGACTATTACAATCTCTGAGGAGGCCTACAGAGCCCTAGCGGGTTTGAAGGAGAAGAACGAATCATTCACCGACGTCATCCTTAGAATAACCAGGAGAAGAGGCGAAGAAAACCTTCTGGACTATATCAGAAGTCAAAAGCCAGACGAAGAATTCGCTGAGATACTCAAGAAAATTGTCAAGGAGAGGAGAGAGATATTACTACCAACACCAACATTCTAG
- a CDS encoding 30S ribosomal protein S13, translating to MSREFRHIVRVKGTDLDGSKRLLFGLTKIRGVGVSLANAIVKTAGFRPDIRLGELSESETSKVEDIISNPTKYNIPPHLLNRRKDQDTGQNLHLVTSDLTLRTKLDIDHMKNLKTWKGIRHSLGLKVRGQRTRTTGRKGKAVGVKKKTVITAAREKEKRGE from the coding sequence ATGTCCAGAGAGTTCAGGCACATAGTCAGAGTCAAAGGAACAGACTTAGATGGTTCAAAGAGACTCCTCTTTGGCCTCACAAAGATCAGGGGTGTAGGGGTAAGCCTCGCAAACGCCATAGTCAAGACTGCGGGATTCAGGCCGGATATCAGACTCGGAGAATTGTCTGAGTCTGAAACATCCAAGGTTGAAGACATCATCAGCAACCCAACAAAATACAATATACCCCCCCATCTCCTTAACAGGCGTAAAGACCAGGACACCGGCCAGAACCTACATCTGGTCACATCAGACCTAACCTTGAGAACTAAACTGGATATAGACCATATGAAGAACCTCAAGACCTGGAAGGGAATAAGGCACAGTCTAGGATTGAAGGTGAGAGGCCAAAGGACAAGAACAACCGGCCGCAAAGGCAAAGCTGTAGGCGTAAAAAAGAAAACAGTCATAACAGCTGCGAGGGAGAAGGAGAAGAGAGGTGAATAG
- a CDS encoding ammonium transporter, with the protein MDSGDICWILISSALVMLMIPGLGLFYGGLSRRKNVISMIMHSFVSLSVISVTWILWGYSLSFGPDLNGVIGSLKHLGLMSVGSEPSPFSSRIPHLAFVAYQGMFAAITPALITGAFAERMRFSSYLAFLVAWSTLVYAPVAHWVWGGGWLSMMGVLDFAGGAVVHINSGVAALIAAIMIGSRKGFGKYPMTPHNIPMVALGTAILWFGWFGFNSGSALAANESAVSAFTTTNAAAASASLTWLFIDWKLKGTPSMIGFCTGAVAGLVAITPAAGFVNVQSALIIGALASTICYAAIQFKNRMGFDDALDVWGIHGIGGVWGAIATGIFAVDTGLISGNLNQVMIQLVGVLATVTYSTTVTWIILAIIDKMMGLRVRVQEEDLGLDIALHLEEAYTL; encoded by the coding sequence ATGGATAGCGGAGACATATGTTGGATATTGATATCCTCTGCGCTGGTGATGTTAATGATTCCAGGCTTGGGCCTATTCTACGGTGGACTCTCAAGGAGGAAGAATGTGATCTCGATGATAATGCATAGCTTCGTCAGCCTCTCAGTCATCAGTGTAACTTGGATATTATGGGGTTACAGCCTCTCCTTTGGGCCTGACCTCAACGGTGTAATTGGAAGCCTCAAGCATCTGGGCCTTATGAGCGTGGGTTCTGAACCATCACCGTTCTCGTCGAGAATACCGCACTTGGCATTCGTAGCTTATCAAGGCATGTTCGCAGCGATAACGCCTGCGCTCATAACAGGTGCATTCGCTGAGAGAATGAGGTTCAGCAGCTACTTGGCATTTCTGGTGGCCTGGTCAACGTTGGTCTATGCTCCGGTAGCCCACTGGGTTTGGGGTGGCGGATGGTTAAGCATGATGGGAGTGTTGGACTTCGCCGGAGGCGCTGTAGTGCACATAAATTCAGGTGTGGCAGCCCTCATAGCAGCCATTATGATAGGGAGTAGGAAGGGGTTCGGCAAGTATCCTATGACACCGCACAACATTCCAATGGTGGCCTTGGGTACGGCGATTCTATGGTTTGGATGGTTTGGATTCAACTCTGGAAGTGCTTTAGCAGCAAATGAGTCTGCCGTCTCAGCGTTCACAACAACAAATGCAGCTGCGGCTTCGGCGAGTCTAACTTGGTTATTCATCGATTGGAAGCTTAAGGGGACGCCTTCAATGATAGGATTTTGTACGGGTGCGGTGGCAGGTCTGGTAGCGATAACTCCAGCCGCAGGTTTCGTAAATGTTCAATCGGCCCTGATCATAGGTGCTTTAGCGAGTACTATATGCTACGCAGCAATCCAGTTCAAGAATAGGATGGGGTTCGACGATGCTCTGGACGTTTGGGGCATCCATGGGATAGGGGGTGTATGGGGTGCCATAGCGACAGGCATATTCGCTGTCGACACAGGTCTCATAAGCGGGAATCTAAACCAGGTAATGATTCAACTGGTAGGTGTCCTAGCAACCGTAACATACTCAACTACCGTTACATGGATCATTCTGGCGATCATCGATAAGATGATGGGTTTGAGGGTTAGGGTTCAGGAGGAGGACCTTGGCCTGGACATAGCCCTACATCTTGAGGAGGCTTACACACTATGA